From a single Pseudomonas sp. A34-9 genomic region:
- a CDS encoding ABC transporter ATP-binding protein: MTVLFAKPPLSAVECRQVTRRFAGQAVLDHLDLEIAPGEFVALLGSSGSGKTTLLRALAGLDRIDEGRLQVPEALAAVFQEPRLMPWKRAWRNVSLGVRGEGAKERALAAMTEVGLEHRLNAWPGTLSGGEAQRVALARALVREPKLLLLDEPFAALDALTRIRMHQLIIALWRVHTPAVLLVTHDVDEAVLLADRVVVLAHGRIAEQIQIRLPRPRQIATPAFHDLRSRLLELLGVDSDPDAASAADDCQPLSRTSHR; encoded by the coding sequence ATGACTGTGCTGTTTGCCAAACCCCCACTGTCAGCCGTCGAGTGCCGACAGGTCACGCGCCGGTTTGCCGGCCAGGCGGTGCTCGATCACCTCGACCTGGAGATTGCGCCCGGCGAATTTGTGGCCCTGCTGGGTAGCAGCGGTTCGGGTAAAACCACTTTGTTGCGAGCGCTGGCGGGGCTCGACCGGATCGACGAGGGCCGGTTGCAGGTGCCCGAAGCGCTGGCAGCGGTGTTTCAAGAACCGCGCTTGATGCCGTGGAAACGCGCCTGGCGCAACGTCTCCCTCGGGGTGCGTGGCGAAGGGGCGAAAGAGCGCGCGCTGGCGGCGATGACCGAGGTCGGCCTGGAGCATCGGCTCAATGCCTGGCCTGGCACGTTGTCCGGAGGCGAAGCGCAGCGCGTCGCGCTGGCCCGGGCACTGGTCCGTGAGCCGAAACTGTTGCTGCTGGACGAACCGTTCGCCGCTCTCGATGCCTTGACGCGCATCCGCATGCACCAACTGATTATTGCGTTGTGGCGAGTGCACACCCCGGCGGTATTGCTGGTCACGCACGACGTTGACGAAGCCGTGCTGCTGGCAGATCGGGTGGTGGTGTTGGCCCACGGGCGCATCGCCGAACAGATCCAGATTCGCTTGCCGCGCCCGCGTCAGATCGCGACGCCGGCGTTCCATGATTTGCGTTCGCGCCTGCTGGAATTGCTCGGGGTCGACAGCGATCCCGACGCTGCCAGTGCCGCTGACGATTGCCAACCCTTGAGCAGGACCAGCCACCGATGA
- a CDS encoding ABC transporter permease, with amino-acid sequence MPPQTPVTPLDRLKSIAQWPAGRDLLARLLSPLLLLLLWELASRTGLLPPRIIAAPSAIGATLWQMLGSGELAGHLWISLQRALSGLAIGVSVGTVLALGAGLSRRGEIAIDSPMQMLRTLPFLAIVPLFILWFGVGETPKIALIALGTTFPIYLTLFSGIRGLDPKLVEAATLLGLKRWELIVHVILPGALPAFFVGLRYAFGISWLGLVVVEQINASAGIGYLVNDARDFMRTDVIVICLIIYSVLGLGIDGLVRLLERFALAWRPTFIRS; translated from the coding sequence ATGCCGCCGCAAACCCCCGTTACACCGCTGGATCGCCTCAAGTCCATCGCCCAATGGCCCGCCGGGCGCGATCTGCTCGCGCGCTTGCTCAGCCCGTTGTTGCTGTTGTTGCTGTGGGAACTGGCCTCGCGTACGGGACTATTGCCACCACGGATCATCGCCGCGCCCAGTGCGATTGGCGCCACGCTGTGGCAGATGCTTGGCAGCGGCGAGTTGGCCGGGCATTTGTGGATTTCCCTGCAACGCGCCCTCAGCGGCCTGGCGATCGGGGTCAGCGTCGGCACCGTCCTGGCGCTGGGGGCGGGGTTGTCGCGACGCGGCGAGATCGCCATCGACTCGCCGATGCAAATGCTCCGAACCTTGCCGTTCCTGGCCATCGTGCCGCTGTTCATTCTGTGGTTTGGCGTAGGCGAAACGCCGAAGATCGCCTTGATTGCCCTCGGCACGACCTTTCCGATTTATCTCACGCTGTTTTCCGGTATCCGCGGCCTCGACCCCAAGCTTGTCGAAGCCGCAACGTTGCTCGGCCTCAAACGCTGGGAACTGATCGTCCACGTGATCTTGCCCGGTGCCTTGCCGGCATTCTTTGTCGGTTTGCGCTACGCCTTCGGCATCAGTTGGCTGGGGCTGGTGGTGGTCGAGCAGATCAACGCCAGCGCCGGCATTGGTTACCTGGTTAACGATGCGCGGGACTTCATGCGCACGGACGTCATCGTCATCTGCCTGATCATTTACAGCGTACTGGGGTTGGGTATCGACGGCCTGGTGCGTTTGCTTGAACGTTTTGCGCTGGCCTGGCGCCCGACCTTTATCAGGAGCTGA
- a CDS encoding LysR family transcriptional regulator — MKIDDLNAFVAVIRCQTISQAADSLQLTQPAITRRVQNFEEALGVELLDRNTKPLKPTSMGLRVYGQCLEVLRTIDALSELVASDGPPSGALRIGVPQTIGDVVLLDALSQLKTLYPQLQTSVATGWGSHLLGRVENGELDVVAALFPAGKVFPEGVLGRSLASMSLVVVAAKGEVRKRNCKLADCYQRGWVLNPDGCGFRAGLQRALSAQGLSLQINLETFGTELQLGLIANGLGYGLVPLPLLENSSHRDKLEIVPVSDFKPVIDLWLIHPRFLGNLQEPVSVFGEMVAARVGKH; from the coding sequence ATGAAGATAGATGATCTGAACGCGTTCGTGGCAGTGATCCGTTGCCAAACCATCAGCCAGGCCGCTGATTCCTTGCAGTTGACCCAGCCGGCGATCACTCGGCGGGTGCAGAACTTCGAGGAAGCCTTGGGCGTCGAGTTGCTCGACCGCAACACCAAGCCGCTGAAACCGACCAGCATGGGCCTGCGGGTTTACGGGCAGTGCCTGGAAGTGCTGCGCACCATTGATGCCCTCAGCGAGTTGGTGGCCAGCGACGGCCCGCCCAGCGGAGCGTTACGTATCGGCGTCCCGCAGACCATCGGCGATGTGGTGTTGCTGGATGCCCTTAGCCAATTGAAAACCCTCTACCCGCAATTACAGACGTCGGTCGCCACGGGCTGGGGCAGCCATTTGCTGGGCAGGGTCGAGAACGGCGAACTGGACGTGGTCGCGGCGCTGTTTCCCGCCGGTAAAGTGTTTCCGGAGGGAGTGCTCGGGCGTTCGCTGGCCAGCATGAGCCTGGTGGTGGTCGCCGCCAAAGGCGAGGTACGCAAACGCAATTGCAAACTCGCCGATTGCTATCAGCGCGGCTGGGTGCTCAACCCTGACGGCTGTGGTTTCCGCGCCGGCCTGCAAAGGGCCTTGAGCGCGCAGGGGTTGTCATTGCAAATCAACCTGGAAACGTTCGGCACCGAATTGCAATTGGGGTTGATCGCCAATGGCCTGGGCTATGGTCTGGTGCCGTTGCCGTTGCTGGAAAACAGCAGCCATCGCGACAAACTGGAAATTGTCCCGGTCTCGGACTTCAAACCGGTGATTGATTTGTGGCTGATCCATCCGCGTTTCCTCGGCAACCTGCAAGAACCGGTCAGCGTATTTGGCGAAATGGTCGCGGCTCGGGTGGGCAAGCACTGA
- a CDS encoding cysteine dioxygenase has translation MPQNIVSNPSAPPNLARLRQFIDQLAALLDVQPGEAAILEQGGRLLQQLVSVDDWLPEAFARPDPERYQQFLLHADSRQRFSIVSFVWGPGQRTPIHDHRVWGLIGMLRGAEYSQGFARQPDGTLAAAGAALRLHPGQVEAVSPTVGDIHQVANAYSDQVSISVHVYGANIGAVKRAVYGLDGTEKPFISGYSNSLLPNLWDLSKELPQ, from the coding sequence ATGCCCCAGAACATTGTGTCCAACCCATCTGCGCCACCGAACCTGGCGCGCTTGCGCCAGTTTATCGACCAGTTGGCCGCGCTGCTCGACGTACAGCCCGGTGAAGCAGCGATCCTTGAGCAGGGCGGCCGCTTGCTGCAGCAGCTGGTCAGCGTCGATGACTGGCTGCCGGAGGCATTCGCCCGGCCTGACCCCGAACGTTATCAGCAGTTTTTGCTGCACGCTGATTCCCGGCAACGCTTTTCCATCGTCAGTTTTGTCTGGGGTCCGGGACAACGCACGCCCATCCATGATCATCGGGTTTGGGGGCTGATCGGCATGTTGCGTGGCGCGGAGTATTCGCAAGGATTTGCCCGGCAACCCGACGGCACATTGGCAGCGGCCGGAGCAGCGCTGCGCTTGCATCCGGGCCAGGTCGAAGCGGTGTCGCCAACAGTCGGCGACATTCACCAGGTGGCCAATGCCTACAGCGATCAGGTGTCGATCAGCGTGCACGTGTATGGCGCCAACATCGGCGCGGTGAAGCGCGCGGTGTATGGCCTGGACGGTACTGAAAAACCCTTCATCTCGGGCTATTCCAACAGCCTGTTGCCGAACCTCTGGGACTTGTCGAAGGAGCTCCCGCAATGA
- a CDS encoding rhodanese-related sulfurtransferase, with amino-acid sequence MTDFAIRRYADIRKALLAREELALLDVREEAPFAEAHPLFAANISLSKLELEVLARVPRKDTRVTVYDDGEGLAAIAVERLQALGYTDVALLEGGLQGWRNAGGELFKDVNVPSKSFGELVDAERHTPSLAAEEVQALLDAKADVVVLDARRFDEYQTMSIPGGISVPGAELVLRVRDLAPDPQTQVIVNCAGRTRSIIGTQSLVNAGIPNPVSALRNGTIGWTLAGQTLEHGQDRRFKPVSADNKNLAIEAARAVAKRANVSRIGLAEWRRWQADPARTTYLFDVRTPEEFAAGHLPGSRSTPGGQLVQETDHFASVRGARLVLVDDDNVRANMSASWLAQMGWQVAVLDDLNPSDFSEQGPWQPPLPTAPAAEEISPQTLADWLKEPGTQVLDFTASALYVQRHIPGAWWVLRSQLQSALANIPPAQRYVLTCGSSLLARWVVPQLQALTQRPVVVLRGGTSAWIEARLPVQASPQHLASPRIDRYRRPYEGTDNPREAMQGYLDWEYGLVAQLGRDGTHGFFVI; translated from the coding sequence ATGACCGATTTCGCTATCCGCCGTTACGCCGATATCCGTAAAGCTCTGCTGGCACGCGAGGAACTGGCGTTGCTGGACGTGCGCGAAGAGGCGCCATTTGCCGAAGCTCATCCGCTGTTTGCGGCCAACATCTCGCTGTCCAAACTCGAACTGGAAGTGCTGGCACGGGTGCCACGCAAAGACACCCGGGTAACGGTGTATGACGATGGCGAGGGCTTGGCCGCCATCGCCGTTGAACGCTTGCAAGCGCTGGGCTACACCGACGTGGCGCTGCTTGAGGGAGGCCTGCAAGGCTGGCGCAATGCCGGTGGTGAGCTGTTCAAGGACGTCAATGTGCCAAGTAAATCCTTCGGTGAACTAGTGGATGCCGAACGCCACACCCCGTCCCTGGCAGCGGAAGAAGTGCAGGCGCTGCTCGATGCCAAGGCTGACGTGGTGGTGCTGGACGCCCGACGTTTTGACGAATACCAGACCATGAGTATTCCCGGTGGCATCAGCGTGCCTGGCGCCGAACTGGTGCTGCGCGTGCGCGATTTGGCTCCGGACCCGCAGACGCAGGTCATCGTCAATTGCGCCGGGCGCACCCGCAGCATCATCGGCACCCAGTCACTGGTCAACGCCGGGATTCCCAACCCAGTGTCCGCCCTGCGCAATGGCACCATCGGCTGGACCCTCGCCGGCCAGACCCTGGAACATGGCCAGGACCGGCGCTTCAAACCCGTCAGCGCCGACAATAAAAACCTCGCCATCGAAGCCGCCCGCGCCGTTGCCAAACGCGCCAACGTGAGCCGCATCGGTCTGGCCGAGTGGCGACGCTGGCAAGCCGATCCGGCCCGCACAACGTACTTGTTCGATGTGCGCACGCCGGAAGAATTTGCCGCCGGTCACTTGCCGGGCTCGCGCTCCACACCCGGTGGGCAACTGGTCCAGGAAACCGACCATTTCGCCAGCGTTCGCGGCGCACGCCTGGTACTGGTGGATGACGATAATGTGCGGGCCAACATGAGTGCGTCCTGGCTGGCCCAGATGGGTTGGCAAGTAGCCGTGCTGGATGACTTGAACCCGAGCGACTTCAGTGAACAAGGCCCATGGCAGCCCCCCCTGCCGACCGCCCCCGCAGCCGAAGAAATCAGCCCGCAGACGCTGGCGGACTGGCTGAAAGAGCCGGGCACGCAAGTGCTGGATTTCACCGCCAGTGCACTTTACGTACAACGACACATCCCCGGCGCGTGGTGGGTGTTGCGCAGTCAGTTGCAGTCAGCGTTGGCGAACATTCCGCCGGCCCAGCGCTATGTCTTGACGTGTGGCAGCAGCTTGCTCGCCCGTTGGGTTGTGCCGCAGTTGCAGGCACTGACCCAGCGCCCGGTGGTGGTGTTGCGCGGCGGTACGAGCGCCTGGATCGAAGCTCGACTCCCCGTGCAAGCAAGCCCGCAGCACCTGGCGTCGCCGCGTATCGACCGCTATCGCCGACCGTATGAAGGCACCGACAACCCGCGCGAAGCCATGCAGGGTTATCTGGATTGGGAATACGGGCTGGTGGCGCAATTGGGCCGTGACGGGACGCACGGTTTTTTCGTGATCTGA